TCTCCATAGCCGTTTCAACGTCGGAACGCGTAACCCGTTTACCTAGAGCTATGGCGGTAACCGCTTCACGAACCATGGCCGCTAAGTTCGGCATGGCCCTTATAACCCTCGCCTCAGGTATTAAGCTCTCCAGAAAATCGATGGTGATAGCCGCCGCTATTGATATCACCAGCTTCCCTTTAACAGCCTCCTTAACTTCCTCAACCACCCCTTTAACCTGTACCGGTTTAACGGCTATAATAACCACTTCTCCGTTTCGAGCAGCTTCAACGTTTGACGGCAGGATCCTAACCCCCAGCTCCTCAACCTCCTTATGCTTCTCCGGGTGTAAGGTTGAAGCTAGCACTTCGTATTTACCGCTTTTATGTAAGCCTAAGGCTAGAGCCGTCCCCATCTTACCCAATCCTATTACGGCTACCTTCAAGCCTTTACGCCTCCCCTAGTTAGCTTAACGGCTTCAAGTTTATTGGCTACATCCTTAAGCCTGGGCCCGATAAGCTTTTCCCTCCTCAGGGTCCCGATCTTCGCATCCCATCTCCAACCTTGTAGTACGCGTCCAACATCCTTCCGAACCAGCTTCGCTAGGCTTCAGCCCTTTAAGGGCTCCACTTAACGCTAAATGCTTAAACCATGGTTGTAGGTTACCGCGCCCCCCATAAATTCCCCTTAAGGAGTTTATAGCCCGCGTTAAATCGTATATTGCCTTACCCCTCCTAAGTAGAAAGTCGAAGGTTACGTTAACCCCGACAACAGCCTCATAAGCCTCCCGATAAGCCTCTAGGTTTAACCCTAACCTAACCCATGGTAACTGGCAAACGCCTAAGCAGTCGAGGAGCAATCCCACGTGTTGAAGATACGATACCCGTTCAGCTTGATCCTCGGTATATCTTCCGCGTCCCGCCTTTAAGTCATAGGTTATAGCTCCCGCCCCATCACTATGTTCTCCGATACCGTAAGTAGCGTATGCCAACGCCGTGGCCAGCGCGGCTTTAACGTCGTAACCTAACGCCTTCAAGCCACTTACATGCATAGCTATCCTGATAGCTTCCTCTCCCATCCTTTCAGCCGCGGCTTCCACGCCTTCAGCTAGGAGATTTCCTATACCTCGACGTCTAGCTACGTCTCCAAGTAGCCTTAAAACGTCTTCAGCCTCCCCGAAGCGTAAATCTAAGCCGTTAAGCTCCTCCCTGCT
The genomic region above belongs to Candidatus Nezhaarchaeales archaeon and contains:
- the proC gene encoding pyrroline-5-carboxylate reductase, which translates into the protein MKVAVIGLGKMGTALALGLHKSGKYEVLASTLHPEKHKEVEELGVRILPSNVEAARNGEVVIIAVKPVQVKGVVEEVKEAVKGKLVISIAAAITIDFLESLIPEARVIRAMPNLAAMVREAVTAIALGKRVTRSDVETAMEIFKTIGDCLIVDEKLMDMITGVSGSGPAYAFVVIDALADAGVKAGLPKDLALELVAKTMLGASKMVLELNKHPIELRDMVVTPGGVTIMAMYELEKYGFRAALMDAVEAAIKRAGEIRKALSDNRQDYL